The window TGGAGAACCCCGACCAGCTGCGGGCCGGCGCGAACTTCGGGCGGGCGATCGAAGCTGCCCGGTACTTCGCCCCGGACCCGGCACACCCGGACGCCAACCTGCGGGACAGCGTTGCCGTCGTGGAGAACGACTCGCTGCTGTTCTTCACTGCCCCGCCGGGGGCAGCGACCCAGCAACTGAAGCTCGCGGACAAGGGAGTCCGGGCTCTGGACGTGGTCCCGATGGGGACCGGCTTCGCCCTGCGGAGCCTCAGCCACGGCAACTACAACGAGGACTCCTGGGCGGACCTGGCGATTTCCGGGGTGACCACCGGAGACCAGCCGGGCATCGGCGCCACCCAGGTGCTGCACGGCGCACCCAGCGTCGAGGCGCTCACGGACGGCGGCACGTTCGAGGGCGGTCCCGCAGTGGTCTCCAGCGACTTCAACCACGACGGTCAGGACGACCTGGCCATCGGCGACACGGGCGTCGACTCGCCCGTCGGCGGAGCCGTCTCCGTCTATCTGGGCCAGGGCGACCTGTCCGGCCTCGACCCGACCCCGGCGCAGACATGGACGCAGGACTCCCCGGGCGTACCCGGCGCAGCCGAGGCCGGCGACCGGTGGGGCGCCGAGATGTCCTCCGGCGACACCAACGGCGACGGCATGCCGGACCTGGCCATCGGCGCGCCCGGGGAGGACATCGGCTCCGTCTCCAACGCGGGTGCGGTCTGGACGCTGCGCGGCGCACCGGGCGGACTGACGGCGTCCGGTGCGCGCAGCTTCGACCAGAATCACCCCGACATCCCCGGCGGGGCGGAGGCCTCGGACGCCTGGGGCGGCCAGGTGCGGCTGGTCGACGCCAACAGCGACGGCCTCTTCGGCCTGCTGGCGGCGGCACCGGGCGAGAACACCGACGACGGCTTCGTCTGGGTCATCCCCGCGTCGTCGTCGGGGCTGGTCGCCAAGGGCACGTGGACCTACGACGGGGCACGCCTCGGGGCGCCGGTGGCCGACGCGCAGTTCGGTGCGGCGATCGACGAGTAGCGGAAGCCTCAAGAAGGGCCGGGGATTCTCCGGGAATCCCTGGGGTCGGACCAGCCGTCCGGTCGCCGAACGTGGCGTTGTGCCCGTGACGATGCGGGCACAGCGCCACGAACCAATCTCCGGGAGACTTGTGCGGCCCACCGCTTCCGCGTCACGCTGACGACCACCGACGCGCCGCGCACAGCGGAGCACACCTCCCGAAAGTTCCGCCGGGCCCGGAGTCTTGCCAGGCTCAACCGTGGAGACGCGCTCTCTGCATCGCGGCAAGTCGCCGCACCACACCGATACCCAGCACTCCTGCGAGGACATGGAGCGCGGCCCCGGCCATCTCTGTTGAGAGTGGGCCCCGGGAGGTGGAGGGAAAGGCGAGAAGCTGCGCGGCCACGAAGAGCAGCCACCACGACGTCAGCAGTGCATCGGTACGCCGCGGCCTGTCGGGCGGAGAGCTGGCGGCCCAGATGTCATTGATGATCCGCTTGGGCAGGAAGAAGCAGGCGACCGGCACCAGCCACGCGCCTGTGGTCCAACCGCGTTTCATCCGGTGTCCGCGAGGCGCCAGCGCCTCGGCGTTCACCCGCATCTGCCACAGCCAGCGAAGGAAGACGATTCCGGTCACCAGGAAGGTGAGCAGCCTCATGCCGGTGAGGTTGCCGACCCACATCTCCCTCTGGACGGCGGCATACGAGCCGTCAGCAGCGCGAAAAAACCGCAGTTGAGCGATGAGCAATGCGGCATTCACCAGCACGCAGACCCCGAGCGCTGCCATGACCACGGTCGTCATCGCCCTCGGCACGAAGAGCGGCTCGCGCTCGGTCGATGGCGCGGGCGGGGATATGGCGACGGCGTCGTCGTGATTCACAGGGACGGAACCTAATGCCGCGCTCGGTATCCAGTCCAGCTTGGACTCTCCCATGGTCACAGGCCGGGCTCTGCCGTTCGGAAGGGTGTCGGCGACCGGCCGACGGGCGGCACTGTCCCGGCTGTCGCGTCGAACCCGCCCGCCGACCCCGGTCCCGGTCGCCGGGATGATGCGCCGCTACCGGGCAGGCCGCAGTTGGTTGCCGCGGATCAGTGGGTTTCCCCGTATGCGGCCGCCATCAGTGCTCGCAGGAGGAGCCGGAATTCGGTGTCGTCGACAGCGTGAATGACGCGCTGCAGTTGGATGGGGGCGCGCCCTACGAGGGACGCGGCGAACTCCAGCACGGCCACTTCGCTGCTCGATGCCTTGTGTGCCGGGGGTCTGTCGGCGAGCAGGAGCAGCCCCACCGCGTTCCAGTCGATGGAAGGGCGAGGTCCGGCATGTTCGA is drawn from Streptomyces sp. NBC_01717 and contains these coding sequences:
- a CDS encoding DUF4328 domain-containing protein, translating into MGESKLDWIPSAALGSVPVNHDDAVAISPPAPSTEREPLFVPRAMTTVVMAALGVCVLVNAALLIAQLRFFRAADGSYAAVQREMWVGNLTGMRLLTFLVTGIVFLRWLWQMRVNAEALAPRGHRMKRGWTTGAWLVPVACFFLPKRIINDIWAASSPPDRPRRTDALLTSWWLLFVAAQLLAFPSTSRGPLSTEMAGAALHVLAGVLGIGVVRRLAAMQRARLHG
- a CDS encoding FG-GAP repeat protein — translated: MRHIRSAALSAAALLTLGGGAVFAAPAAEAAVPFPSIGWQQHNCDYDGNGFDDVLIGAPGATVSGAAGAGYVTVQYSSSSGLSTTKKSILHQNTSGVPGGAEAGDRFGQAVASGDLDNDGYDDAIVGIPGEDLAGLSNAGGAVVFWGSPTGLHGADSTWLENPDQLRAGANFGRAIEAARYFAPDPAHPDANLRDSVAVVENDSLLFFTAPPGAATQQLKLADKGVRALDVVPMGTGFALRSLSHGNYNEDSWADLAISGVTTGDQPGIGATQVLHGAPSVEALTDGGTFEGGPAVVSSDFNHDGQDDLAIGDTGVDSPVGGAVSVYLGQGDLSGLDPTPAQTWTQDSPGVPGAAEAGDRWGAEMSSGDTNGDGMPDLAIGAPGEDIGSVSNAGAVWTLRGAPGGLTASGARSFDQNHPDIPGGAEASDAWGGQVRLVDANSDGLFGLLAAAPGENTDDGFVWVIPASSSGLVAKGTWTYDGARLGAPVADAQFGAAIDE